The following are encoded together in the Bactrocera neohumeralis isolate Rockhampton chromosome 6, APGP_CSIRO_Bneo_wtdbg2-racon-allhic-juicebox.fasta_v2, whole genome shotgun sequence genome:
- the LOC126761357 gene encoding protein henna translates to MMAERQTSFDKPTRVDGTSYIAEGIDKNESRSTCLLYTLKEQSSGSLAKSLKIFTRHNVNLLHIESRSSVRVPGYEFFVECDATSGALGKAIDELRGECSYFNIISRDYKDNSAAVPWFPRRIRDLDRFANQILSYGSELDSDHPGFTDPVYRQRRQYFADIAYNYKHGEPLPRVEYTKEEVETWGIMFRNLTKLYKTHACREYNHVFPLLVDNCGYREDNIPQLEDVSNFLKDCTGFTLRPVAGLLSSRDFIAGLAFRVFHSTQYIRHPSKPMYTPEPDVCHELMGHVPLFADPAFAQFSQEIGLASLGAPDDYIEKLATIFWFTVEYGLCRQDGDLKAYGAGLLSSYGELEYCLTDKPQLRDFDPTVTGSTKYPITQFQEVYYVSESFESAKEKTIKFANSIPRPFGVRYNAYTQSIEVLDSKKQIRNLMDDINSEFQILQNAVEKLKV, encoded by the exons ATGATGGCCGAACGTCAGACGTCTTTCGACAAG CCGACGCGTGTTGATGGCACTTCGTACATTGCCGAGGGCATCGACAAGAATGAGTCGCGTAGCACTTGCCTTCTGTACACGTTGAAAGAACAAAGCAGCGGTTCGTTGGCGAAGAGTTTAAAGATCTTCACGCGACACAACGTCAATCTGTTGCACATCGAATCACGCTCTTCCGTGCGTGTGCCCGGTTATGAGTTCTTTGTGGAATGTGACGCCACCTCTGGTGCACTTGGCAAGGCCATCGATGAGTTGCGTGGAGAATGCAGCTACTTCAATATAATATCACGTGATTACAAGGACAACAGCGCGGCGGTGCCATGGTTCCCGCGCCGAATAAGAGATCTTGATCGATTTGctaatcaaattttaagttATGGCTCCGAATTGGATTCTGATCACCCGGGTTTCACCGATCCCGTTTATCGTCAGCGTAGGCAA TACTTTGCCGATATCGCTTACAACTATAAGCATGGTGAACCCTTGCCACGCGTCGAATACACCAAAGAAGAGGTTGAAACTTGGGGCATAATGTTCAGAAACCTTACCAAATTGTACAAAACACATGCCTGTCGTGAATATAATCACGTGTTTCCTTTGCTGGTGGATAATTGTGGTTACAGAGAGGACAACATACCACAATTGGAGGATGTTTCGAACTTTTTGAAAG attgtaCCGGCTTCACTTTGCGTCCAGTAGCTGGTCTACTCTCTTCACGCGATTTCATTGCCGGTCTGGCTTTCCGTGTCTTCCACTCTACACAGTATATACGCCATCCGAGCAAGCCGATGTATACACCGGAACCCGATGTTTGTCACGAACTTATGGGCCACGTACCGTTATTCGCTGATCCAGCATTTGCACAATTCAGTCAGGAAATCGGCTTAGCGTCTTTGGGTGCACCCGATGATTACATCGAGAAGCTGGCGACT ATCTTCTGGTTCACCGTTGAGTATGGTCTGTGTCGCCAAGATGGTGATCTTAAAGCCTACGGTGCTGGTTTACTCTCTTCTTACGGTGAGCTGGAGTATTGCCTTACCGACAAGCCACAATTACGTGACTTTGATCCCACTGTCACCGGTAGTACCAAATATCCGATTACGCAATTCCAAGAGGTTTACTATGTGTCGGAGAGCTTCGAGAGCGCCAAAGAGAAGACAAT cAAATTCGCCAACTCCATACCACGTCCCTTCGGTGTACGCTATAATGCCTATACGCAGAGCATCGAAGTACTCGACTCAAAGAAGCAGATACGCAATTTGATGGACGATATCAACTCAGAGTTTCAGATTCTGCAAAACGCCGTGGAGAAGTTGAAGGTGTAG